A region from the Curtobacterium sp. MCBA15_012 genome encodes:
- the eno gene encoding phosphopyruvate hydratase, translating into MNDYISNVHHTTHHQGEYVTHTSRPVTISSLHGSRILDSRGYPTIQVRLELEDGTVVTGDAPAGASTGAHEAVELRDGGSSYGGRDVSQALHLITTDVAPMITGQSWTSIGQADAALAALDGTPNHRRLGANSVVATSIAMARALAAAAELPLWRWIADVTGSTPRLPVPHFNVLNGGAHAANALDFQEFMIAPVNAETMTDAVRIGSDVYHALAALVRERFGSLGLGDEGGFAPSIAAPEEALDLLVAAISAAGYEPGVDTVAIALDPAANEFALGDGSYRVVDRRLDRAGMVDYYRDLISRYPIRSIEDGFSEDDHGGWKAMSFALGDMLQIVGDDLYVTDPQRIRDGGKDGLSNAALIKPNQIGTVSQTLDAIGVARSLGMRSMVSHRSGETTDTFIADLVVGTGTGQIKSGAPARGERVAKYNRLTEIAENNPELPYGLR; encoded by the coding sequence GTGAACGACTACATCAGCAACGTCCACCACACCACCCACCATCAGGGCGAGTACGTGACCCACACCAGCCGCCCCGTCACCATCAGCAGCCTGCACGGCTCCCGGATCCTCGACTCCCGCGGCTACCCGACGATCCAGGTGCGTCTCGAGCTCGAGGACGGCACCGTCGTCACCGGTGACGCCCCCGCAGGCGCATCCACTGGCGCGCATGAGGCTGTCGAGCTTCGCGACGGCGGCAGCAGCTACGGCGGCCGCGACGTGAGCCAGGCACTGCACCTCATCACGACGGACGTCGCACCGATGATCACCGGCCAGTCGTGGACCTCGATCGGGCAGGCCGACGCCGCCCTCGCTGCCCTCGACGGCACCCCGAACCACCGCCGGCTCGGCGCGAACAGTGTCGTCGCGACCTCGATCGCGATGGCACGCGCTCTCGCCGCCGCAGCGGAGCTGCCGCTCTGGCGTTGGATCGCAGACGTCACCGGCAGCACGCCCCGCCTGCCCGTCCCGCACTTCAACGTGCTCAACGGCGGAGCGCACGCAGCGAACGCGCTCGACTTCCAGGAGTTCATGATCGCCCCGGTGAACGCCGAGACCATGACCGACGCGGTTCGGATCGGATCGGACGTCTACCACGCGCTGGCGGCACTGGTCCGGGAACGGTTCGGCAGTCTCGGTCTCGGGGACGAAGGCGGCTTCGCCCCGTCGATCGCCGCGCCCGAGGAGGCCCTCGACCTCCTCGTCGCCGCGATCAGTGCCGCCGGTTACGAGCCCGGCGTGGACACCGTCGCGATCGCACTCGACCCGGCGGCGAACGAGTTCGCGCTCGGTGACGGTAGCTACCGGGTCGTGGACCGCCGGCTCGACCGCGCAGGCATGGTCGACTACTACCGCGACCTCATCAGCCGGTATCCGATCCGGAGCATCGAAGACGGCTTCTCCGAAGATGACCACGGCGGCTGGAAGGCGATGTCGTTCGCGCTCGGCGACATGCTCCAGATCGTCGGCGATGATCTCTACGTCACCGATCCGCAGCGCATCCGCGACGGTGGGAAGGACGGGCTCTCGAACGCGGCGCTCATCAAGCCGAACCAGATCGGCACCGTCTCCCAGACCCTCGACGCGATCGGCGTCGCACGCTCGCTCGGGATGCGGAGCATGGTGTCGCACCGGTCCGGCGAGACCACCGACACGTTCATCGCGGACCTCGTCGTCGGCACCGGAACCGGACAGATCAAGTCCGGCGCACCCGCCCGCGGAGAACGCGTCGCCAAGTACAACCGGCTCACCGAGATCGCGGAGAACAATCCGGAGCTGCCCTACGGGCTGCGCTGA
- a CDS encoding inorganic diphosphatase has translation MHFDITIEIPRGSGNKYEVDHATGRIRLDRAVFTSMVFPQDYGSIDDTLGDDGDPLDALVLLPRPTFPGVVIDVRPVGMLRMVDENGGDDKILTVPAGDVRFDHVQDISDVAEPVLAEIEHFFAHYKEIEHGKHVTTNGWANRVDAEAIIRAAQERFTPHP, from the coding sequence ATGCACTTCGACATCACGATCGAGATCCCCCGCGGCAGCGGCAACAAGTACGAGGTCGACCACGCCACCGGACGGATCCGCCTGGACCGGGCGGTGTTCACCAGCATGGTGTTCCCGCAGGACTACGGCTCGATCGACGACACTCTCGGCGATGACGGCGACCCCCTCGACGCGCTCGTGCTGCTGCCCCGGCCCACGTTCCCCGGCGTCGTCATCGACGTCCGCCCGGTCGGGATGCTCCGCATGGTCGACGAGAACGGCGGCGATGACAAGATCCTCACCGTCCCCGCCGGAGACGTCCGCTTCGACCACGTCCAGGACATCTCCGACGTCGCCGAGCCGGTCCTGGCGGAGATCGAGCACTTCTTCGCCCACTACAAGGAGATCGAGCACGGCAAGCACGTCACCACCAACGGGTGGGCGAACCGTGTCGACGCCGAAGCCATCATCCGCGCCGCACAGGAACGGTTCACCCCGCACCCCTGA
- a CDS encoding CrcB family protein: MSALAFLSVAVAGGVGAAARFFVDGAINRGRQFRLPVGTLTINITGSFLLGLITGAAGHLGATPVAVLGTGLMGGYTTFSTASFETVRLARTGRTTAAAVNGLGMLVVSVAAAAGGVTLGTLT; the protein is encoded by the coding sequence ATGAGCGCCCTGGCCTTCCTCAGCGTCGCGGTCGCTGGCGGTGTCGGCGCGGCCGCACGGTTCTTCGTGGATGGTGCGATCAACCGGGGTCGGCAGTTCCGGCTCCCGGTCGGGACGCTGACGATCAACATCACCGGCTCGTTCCTGCTGGGCTTGATCACCGGCGCCGCCGGTCACCTCGGCGCCACCCCCGTCGCGGTGCTCGGAACAGGGCTCATGGGTGGCTACACCACGTTCAGCACCGCCAGCTTCGAGACCGTCCGCCTCGCACGCACTGGCCGCACCACCGCGGCTGCCGTGAACGGGCTCGGGATGCTCGTCGTCTCCGTCGCCGCAGCCGCCGGGGGCGTCACCCTCGGCACCCTCACTTGA
- a CDS encoding CrcB family protein codes for MTSRTDTHLPDGQLPPDPDIDANDPERIDRPVHLRWRYLGVVALGGAIGTAARDGLSTAFPAQQEVSWAIFWINIAGALLLGVLLEHLAHRGPDEGRRRTLRLLLGTGVLGGFTTYSTLATSTAVLFLAGRGLAGTGYALLTVLAGAIATGSGLAIAGLVRPNGATS; via the coding sequence ATGACCTCCCGAACGGACACGCACCTGCCCGATGGGCAGCTCCCGCCCGACCCAGACATCGACGCCAACGACCCGGAACGTATCGACCGGCCAGTGCATCTGCGGTGGCGGTACCTCGGTGTCGTCGCACTCGGCGGCGCCATCGGTACCGCCGCACGCGACGGACTCAGCACCGCGTTCCCCGCTCAGCAGGAGGTGTCCTGGGCGATCTTCTGGATCAACATCGCCGGCGCGCTCCTACTGGGTGTGCTGCTGGAACACCTCGCGCATCGCGGACCTGACGAGGGTCGCCGCCGGACACTGCGCCTGCTTCTGGGAACCGGTGTCCTCGGCGGGTTCACCACCTACAGCACCCTCGCGACCAGCACCGCGGTGTTGTTCCTCGCTGGCCGCGGGTTGGCCGGCACCGGGTACGCGCTCCTGACGGTCCTCGCCGGCGCGATCGCCACCGGTAGCGGCCTCGCGATCGCGGGTTTGGTCCGACCGAACGGGGCCACATCATGA
- a CDS encoding 2,3-diphosphoglycerate-dependent phosphoglycerate mutase: MTGQLVLLRHGQSTANAAGTFTGLRDVALTEQGSAEANRAGLLLLHAGIRPDLVLTSTLERALHTAELVTDVLGRDAPIESTWRLNERNYGALTGMSKQNAQAALGAEQFFAVRRTRTGRPPRMSIRAWLALRRTPALRGLPWAALRRTETLSDVIRRVQPVLSHSITPALRDGQTVLVVAHGNSLRALCACMDGLTDGELADLNLPTGEPLIYRFDGDGGFCPRGGEYLHPAARAAAAAVAAEGGT; this comes from the coding sequence GTGACCGGCCAGCTTGTTCTGCTCCGCCACGGACAGAGCACTGCGAACGCTGCCGGTACCTTCACCGGCTTGCGAGACGTCGCGCTGACCGAACAGGGCAGCGCCGAAGCGAATCGGGCTGGGTTGCTACTTCTGCATGCCGGCATCCGACCGGACCTCGTGCTCACGTCGACGCTCGAGCGGGCGCTCCACACGGCGGAGCTCGTCACCGACGTCCTCGGACGTGATGCGCCGATCGAGTCGACGTGGCGGTTGAACGAGCGGAACTACGGCGCCCTCACCGGCATGTCCAAGCAGAATGCGCAAGCGGCGTTGGGGGCGGAGCAGTTCTTCGCTGTTCGTCGGACCCGCACGGGACGGCCACCACGCATGTCGATCCGCGCGTGGCTGGCGCTCCGGCGGACGCCGGCGCTTCGTGGACTGCCGTGGGCGGCACTTCGTCGAACCGAAACACTCTCCGACGTCATCCGCCGGGTCCAACCCGTCCTGTCGCACAGCATCACCCCGGCACTCCGCGACGGGCAGACAGTGCTCGTCGTCGCGCACGGCAACTCACTGCGGGCACTGTGTGCCTGCATGGACGGCCTAACTGACGGTGAGCTCGCGGACCTGAACCTCCCCACGGGCGAACCCCTGATCTACCGGTTCGACGGCGACGGTGGGTTCTGTCCGCGGGGTGGGGAGTACCTGCATCCGGCAGCACGAGCAGCAGCGGCAGCGGTCGCTGCGGAAGGTGGAACATGA
- a CDS encoding universal stress protein, giving the protein MTAPIGSGPVVVGVLPGLAPGVIEVASSIARRFGTTLVCVSVDASLFDAGTRSDGSVMVEPIDPDTADTTPQGLSDSDKAAVRAAATTYGVDVTFVPGVGDPSRALSQVAEDRDAAMLVVGARTGAGRIAEFFTGSVAVRLTHQQHRSVLVVPVDPVGFDAPLPWDTP; this is encoded by the coding sequence ATGACAGCACCAATCGGTTCCGGACCGGTCGTCGTCGGCGTCCTGCCCGGCCTCGCTCCGGGGGTCATCGAGGTTGCGTCGTCTATCGCGCGGCGCTTCGGTACGACGCTGGTGTGCGTCAGCGTGGATGCATCGCTCTTCGATGCCGGTACGCGCTCGGACGGGTCGGTGATGGTGGAACCGATCGACCCTGACACCGCTGACACGACACCGCAGGGCTTGTCGGACAGTGACAAGGCGGCAGTACGTGCTGCCGCAACGACCTACGGCGTCGACGTCACGTTCGTCCCGGGTGTCGGGGATCCGAGCCGGGCACTGTCGCAAGTGGCCGAAGACCGCGACGCGGCGATGCTGGTCGTCGGGGCCAGGACGGGAGCGGGTCGAATCGCGGAGTTCTTCACGGGGTCGGTCGCGGTACGGCTGACCCATCAGCAGCACCGTTCAGTGCTCGTAGTGCCCGTTGATCCGGTCGGGTTCGATGCCCCACTGCCGTGGGACACCCCGTGA
- a CDS encoding superoxide dismutase — MAEYTLPELPYDYAALEPHISGKIMQLHHDKHHQAYVTGANTALQQLGEARESGNFGAINKLEKDLAFHLGGHVNHSIFWTNLGPDTKVPEGELAAAIDEFFGSFEQFQAQFAAVANGIQGSGWSVLAWDQVGQKLVTFQLFDQQANVPLGVVPIFMLDMWEHAFYLDYLNVKADYVKAVWNIVDWENVAARFANAKSQSFVTL; from the coding sequence ATGGCTGAGTACACCCTGCCCGAGCTGCCGTACGACTACGCCGCCCTCGAGCCGCACATCAGCGGCAAGATCATGCAGCTGCACCACGACAAGCACCACCAGGCCTACGTGACCGGTGCGAACACCGCGCTGCAGCAGCTCGGCGAGGCGCGCGAGTCCGGCAACTTCGGCGCGATCAACAAGCTCGAGAAGGACCTCGCCTTCCACCTCGGCGGCCACGTCAACCACTCGATCTTCTGGACCAACCTCGGCCCGGACACGAAGGTCCCGGAGGGCGAGCTCGCCGCCGCGATCGACGAGTTCTTCGGCTCCTTCGAGCAGTTCCAGGCCCAGTTCGCCGCCGTCGCGAACGGCATCCAGGGCTCCGGCTGGTCCGTCCTCGCCTGGGACCAGGTCGGCCAGAAGCTCGTCACGTTCCAGCTGTTCGACCAGCAGGCCAACGTGCCGCTCGGCGTCGTCCCGATCTTCATGCTCGACATGTGGGAGCACGCGTTCTACCTCGACTACCTCAACGTCAAGGCGGACTACGTCAAGGCCGTGTGGAACATCGTCGACTGGGAGAACGTCGCGGCGCGCTTCGCCAACGCGAAGTCGCAGTCGTTCGTCACGCTCTGA
- a CDS encoding flavin reductase family protein, whose translation MPPEAPATTADAYKAAFRGHPAGVAVITAEGPDGPTGLTASSVASVAVDPPVLVFSLSTKSGSAGVVLGADVFVVHLVDSLSVGLAKRFAATGSPAADDPMWGTLPSGERYLPGAATALRCRPRSTTEIGSSTVVVAEVLDIVVGQAHGEPLVYHNREFHSLSERSRLS comes from the coding sequence ATGCCCCCAGAAGCACCGGCCACCACCGCCGACGCGTACAAGGCCGCCTTCCGCGGTCACCCTGCCGGTGTCGCGGTCATCACCGCCGAGGGCCCCGACGGACCCACCGGCCTGACCGCCTCGAGCGTCGCGAGCGTGGCGGTCGACCCGCCCGTGCTCGTCTTCTCGCTGTCGACCAAGTCCGGCTCGGCCGGGGTCGTGCTCGGCGCCGACGTCTTCGTCGTGCACCTCGTCGACTCGCTCAGCGTCGGTCTCGCGAAGCGGTTCGCCGCGACCGGGAGCCCGGCCGCCGACGACCCGATGTGGGGCACCCTGCCGTCGGGCGAGCGCTACCTGCCGGGTGCCGCGACGGCCCTGCGCTGCCGCCCGCGGTCGACGACCGAGATCGGCTCGTCCACCGTCGTCGTCGCCGAGGTCCTCGACATCGTCGTCGGCCAGGCGCACGGCGAGCCGCTCGTCTACCACAACCGGGAGTTCCACTCCCTCTCCGAACGTTCCCGGCTCTCCTGA
- a CDS encoding MFS transporter → MSALLTSPVATAVTGSRARRFAALAVLMLPVLLISVDNTVLSFALPTIARALDPSATTQLWIVDVFPLVLAGLLVVMGSIGDRIGRRRILVVGGTGFALFSFAAAFATEAWMLVAARAAMGVFGAMLMPATLSIIRNVFTDAGERRMALAVWSTMFAAGNALGPLVGGVLLAHFHWGSVFVVAVPILVLMLVGIPFFVPESRDPAPGPVDVTSMALSLGALAPTAWAIKSVVHPEERGFAIALLAVGVLCGIAFVRRQLRSRTPMLDLRLFQSTAFTGSVLMNMAAMFSLTGFLFFVAQHLQLVAGLDPFAAGVVLIPGSVLTIVAGLVVVPIVARVAPRWVVAVSLTFSAAAYAMVSVLGHGASVVALGFAFVLLGIGIGASETVTNDLIISTAPADKAGAASAVSETAYEIGAVLGTAVLGTVLATAYRAHVVVPDGLSGSAHTAAQETLGGAVSAASDLGGTAGQALLESARAAFDSGVTITAGVAAVLMLVAAAASVVMLKRD, encoded by the coding sequence GTGTCCGCACTGCTCACCAGCCCCGTCGCCACCGCCGTCACCGGCAGCCGCGCCCGACGGTTCGCGGCCCTCGCCGTGCTGATGCTGCCCGTGCTGCTCATCTCGGTGGACAACACCGTGCTGAGCTTCGCACTGCCGACGATCGCCCGCGCACTCGACCCGAGCGCGACCACGCAGCTCTGGATCGTCGACGTCTTCCCGCTCGTGCTCGCCGGGCTGCTCGTCGTGATGGGCAGCATCGGTGACCGCATCGGCCGCCGTCGCATCCTCGTGGTCGGTGGCACCGGGTTCGCGCTGTTCTCGTTCGCCGCGGCCTTCGCCACCGAGGCCTGGATGCTCGTCGCCGCCCGCGCCGCGATGGGCGTCTTCGGCGCCATGCTCATGCCCGCGACCCTGTCGATCATCCGCAACGTCTTCACCGACGCGGGGGAGCGACGCATGGCGCTCGCCGTGTGGTCGACGATGTTCGCGGCCGGCAACGCCCTCGGCCCGCTCGTCGGCGGCGTCCTGCTCGCGCACTTCCACTGGGGGAGCGTCTTCGTCGTCGCCGTCCCGATCCTCGTGCTCATGCTCGTCGGGATCCCGTTCTTCGTCCCGGAGTCCCGCGACCCCGCGCCCGGCCCCGTCGACGTGACGAGCATGGCGCTGTCCCTCGGCGCGCTCGCCCCCACCGCCTGGGCGATCAAGTCGGTCGTGCACCCCGAGGAGCGCGGCTTCGCGATCGCCCTGCTCGCGGTCGGAGTCCTGTGCGGGATCGCGTTCGTCCGTCGGCAGCTCCGGTCCCGCACGCCGATGCTCGACCTCCGGCTGTTCCAGAGCACCGCGTTCACCGGCAGCGTGCTCATGAACATGGCGGCGATGTTCTCGCTGACCGGGTTCCTGTTCTTCGTCGCGCAGCACCTGCAGCTCGTCGCCGGCCTCGACCCGTTCGCGGCGGGGGTCGTGCTCATCCCGGGCTCGGTGCTCACCATCGTCGCGGGCCTCGTGGTCGTCCCGATCGTGGCCCGGGTCGCCCCGCGCTGGGTCGTCGCCGTCTCGCTGACGTTCTCGGCCGCCGCGTACGCGATGGTGTCGGTGCTCGGGCACGGCGCCTCGGTGGTCGCACTCGGCTTCGCGTTCGTGCTGCTCGGCATCGGCATCGGCGCGTCCGAGACCGTGACGAACGACCTCATCATCTCGACCGCGCCGGCGGACAAGGCCGGTGCCGCCTCGGCGGTGTCCGAGACCGCGTACGAGATCGGCGCGGTGCTCGGCACGGCCGTGCTCGGGACGGTCCTGGCGACCGCGTACCGGGCGCACGTCGTGGTGCCCGACGGCCTGAGCGGCTCGGCGCACACGGCGGCGCAGGAGACGCTCGGCGGCGCGGTGTCGGCGGCGTCGGACCTCGGCGGGACGGCCGGGCAGGCGCTGCTCGAGAGCGCCCGGGCCGCCTTCGACTCGGGCGTGACGATCACGGCCGGTGTCGCCGCGGTGCTCATGCTCGTCGCGGCGGCCGCCTCGGTCGTCATGCTCAAGCGCGACTGA
- a CDS encoding LacI family DNA-binding transcriptional regulator: MPDGTADPTTVTRTPPPDAGATSPAASASPRATIHDVAAAAGVSRQTVTRAVNGMYGISAATKERVLAAAAALDYRPSRFGRGLVTGGDRQLGLVVNDLRNPYSPELAAAVLGLAAARGWNVMLADVGLSGDEDRAVRALGAQTDVVIGYLGSRAAEWIGHLGSVPVVELDPAGEVLRAAVRLDASAAVEDLADHLVASGVRHPVIVDASHDARPSSRGRLMLDALRRRGRHPEIAIADAATAEHGAAMAARALERFPGVDAVLAFNDVMALGVLAACRRAGVDVPGTVRVVGVDGLTAGTLVAPTLTTLAVDLAAVAREAVDLALGMLAGDLPRSGAAVQRTVRHRLLVRESA; the protein is encoded by the coding sequence GTGCCTGACGGCACGGCCGACCCGACGACGGTGACGCGCACCCCGCCGCCCGACGCGGGCGCGACCTCCCCGGCCGCGTCCGCGTCGCCGCGCGCCACGATCCACGACGTCGCGGCAGCCGCCGGGGTGTCCCGCCAGACGGTCACCCGCGCCGTCAACGGCATGTACGGCATCAGCGCCGCGACGAAGGAGCGGGTCCTCGCCGCGGCGGCCGCGCTCGACTACCGCCCGTCGCGGTTCGGCCGCGGCCTCGTCACCGGGGGTGACCGGCAGCTCGGGCTCGTGGTGAACGACCTCCGCAACCCCTACTCGCCGGAGCTCGCCGCCGCCGTCCTCGGCCTCGCCGCCGCCCGCGGGTGGAACGTCATGCTCGCCGACGTCGGGCTCTCCGGGGACGAGGACCGCGCGGTCCGGGCGCTCGGCGCGCAGACCGACGTCGTGATCGGGTACCTCGGCTCCCGAGCAGCGGAGTGGATCGGCCACCTCGGATCGGTCCCGGTCGTCGAGCTCGACCCCGCCGGCGAGGTCCTCCGCGCGGCCGTCCGCCTCGACGCGTCCGCCGCGGTCGAGGACCTCGCGGACCACCTCGTCGCGTCCGGCGTCCGGCACCCGGTCATCGTCGACGCGTCGCACGACGCACGCCCGAGCAGCCGCGGGCGGCTCATGCTCGACGCCCTGCGCCGACGGGGACGCCACCCCGAGATCGCGATCGCCGACGCCGCGACCGCGGAGCACGGCGCGGCGATGGCGGCCCGTGCGCTCGAACGCTTCCCCGGCGTCGACGCGGTGCTCGCCTTCAACGACGTGATGGCCCTCGGCGTGCTCGCCGCGTGCCGACGCGCGGGGGTCGACGTGCCGGGCACGGTCCGCGTCGTCGGGGTCGACGGACTCACGGCCGGCACCCTGGTCGCCCCGACGCTCACGACGCTCGCGGTCGACCTCGCAGCCGTCGCACGCGAGGCCGTCGACCTCGCCCTCGGCATGCTCGCCGGTGACCTGCCGCGCTCCGGCGCGGCGGTGCAACGCACCGTCCGGCACCGGCTGCTGGTGCGCGAGTCCGCCTGA
- a CDS encoding aldo/keto reductase encodes MSAQTATPSSTPPTGSDRPGWAVLGPGSIARRFLSQLPTSTGVLVAAGSSSAERAQRFADEAAEHGFADVRAGSYEDVLADERVDAVYVATVHTGHADLVVRALEAGKAVLCEKPLAPNHGTAMALVDAARQAGLPLVEAFMYRFHPQTAALLDLVRTGAIGDVVHVDASFAFRAAERTGRLYDPATAGGGILDVGGYPVTMAAAVVQAATGVPVAEPVDLTATGTLGPTGVDEWTVAHLTYRTGITASVRTGVRLQDDNTVTVHGSRGRIVLTDPWTLSDDPTITVHTVDEEPRTLSSTGEHPYAHEADATVAALRSGAVEAPQMTHDETLATARTLDRWRAAIGLRYPFEAETADIPTVGGRPLRVRADAPMQYGTLPGIDKRVSRLVMGVDNQPDLAHASALFDMFVEQGGTVFDTGYIYGGGVLEGRLGTWIQNRGIRDDVVVITKGAHTPYCDPESLSRQLLESLERQGTDHADVYMMHRDNEDVPVGEFVDVLDEHRRAGRIRVYGGSNWSLARFDEANAYAAANGKHGFEVLSNHFGLAEAYDVPWEGCRHVTDAASKQWLEERQVPLLPWSSQARGFFTGRATPEDTSDAELVRCYYSDANFERLRRARELGEQHGVPATAIALAYVLHQPFPTFPLFGPRTIAEARSSMTGMLVELSPEQVAWLDLRA; translated from the coding sequence ATGTCAGCGCAGACCGCGACCCCCTCGTCCACCCCGCCCACCGGGTCCGACCGCCCCGGGTGGGCGGTGCTCGGACCGGGCTCGATCGCCCGCCGGTTCCTGTCCCAGCTGCCGACGAGCACGGGTGTCCTGGTCGCCGCGGGGAGCTCCTCGGCCGAACGGGCGCAGCGCTTCGCCGACGAGGCCGCCGAGCACGGGTTCGCCGACGTCCGCGCCGGCAGCTACGAGGACGTCCTCGCCGACGAGCGCGTCGACGCCGTGTACGTCGCGACCGTCCACACCGGTCACGCCGACCTCGTCGTCCGCGCCCTCGAGGCGGGCAAGGCCGTGCTGTGCGAGAAGCCCCTCGCCCCGAACCACGGCACCGCGATGGCCCTCGTCGACGCCGCACGCCAGGCCGGTCTCCCGCTCGTCGAGGCCTTCATGTACCGCTTCCACCCGCAGACCGCGGCGCTGCTCGACCTCGTCCGCACGGGTGCGATCGGCGACGTCGTGCACGTCGACGCGTCCTTCGCGTTCCGCGCCGCGGAGCGCACCGGGCGGCTGTACGACCCCGCGACCGCGGGCGGCGGCATCCTCGACGTCGGCGGGTACCCGGTGACGATGGCCGCCGCGGTCGTGCAGGCCGCCACCGGTGTCCCCGTCGCGGAGCCCGTCGACCTCACCGCGACCGGCACCCTCGGCCCGACGGGCGTCGACGAGTGGACCGTGGCGCACCTGACCTACCGCACCGGCATCACCGCGAGCGTCCGCACCGGCGTGCGCCTGCAGGACGACAACACGGTGACCGTGCACGGCAGCCGCGGACGGATCGTCCTCACCGACCCGTGGACGCTCTCGGACGACCCCACCATCACGGTGCACACCGTCGACGAGGAGCCGCGCACGCTGTCGTCCACCGGCGAGCACCCCTACGCCCACGAGGCCGACGCCACCGTCGCCGCCCTCCGGTCCGGAGCGGTCGAGGCGCCGCAGATGACCCACGACGAGACCCTGGCGACCGCCCGCACGCTGGACCGCTGGCGTGCGGCGATCGGTCTGCGCTACCCGTTCGAGGCCGAGACCGCCGACATCCCCACGGTCGGCGGCCGCCCCCTGCGTGTCCGCGCCGACGCCCCCATGCAGTACGGCACGCTGCCCGGTATCGACAAGCGTGTCTCGCGGCTCGTGATGGGCGTCGACAACCAGCCGGACCTGGCGCACGCCAGCGCACTGTTCGACATGTTCGTCGAGCAGGGCGGGACCGTCTTCGACACCGGCTACATCTACGGCGGCGGCGTCCTCGAGGGCAGGCTCGGCACGTGGATCCAGAACCGCGGCATCCGCGACGACGTGGTGGTCATCACGAAGGGCGCGCACACCCCGTACTGCGACCCGGAGTCGCTGAGCCGCCAGCTCCTCGAGAGCCTCGAGCGGCAGGGCACCGACCACGCGGACGTCTACATGATGCACCGCGACAACGAGGACGTGCCGGTGGGGGAGTTCGTCGACGTCCTCGACGAGCACCGCCGCGCCGGCCGCATCCGGGTGTACGGCGGCTCGAACTGGAGCCTCGCCCGCTTCGACGAGGCGAACGCCTACGCAGCGGCGAACGGCAAGCACGGGTTCGAGGTCCTCAGCAACCACTTCGGCCTCGCCGAGGCGTACGACGTGCCGTGGGAGGGCTGCCGGCACGTCACCGACGCGGCGTCGAAGCAGTGGCTCGAGGAACGCCAGGTCCCGCTGCTGCCGTGGTCGTCGCAGGCCCGCGGGTTCTTCACCGGCCGCGCGACCCCGGAGGACACCAGCGATGCCGAGCTCGTCCGCTGCTACTACTCCGACGCGAACTTCGAGCGCCTGCGCCGTGCCCGGGAGCTCGGCGAGCAGCACGGCGTGCCCGCGACGGCGATCGCCCTGGCCTACGTGCTCCACCAGCCGTTCCCGACGTTCCCGCTGTTCGGACCGCGCACCATCGCCGAGGCACGGTCCTCGATGACGGGCATGTTGGTGGAGCTCAGCCCGGAGCAGGTCGCCTGGCTCGACCTGCGTGCCTGA
- a CDS encoding TetR/AcrR family transcriptional regulator — MASARDRVLDSFVAIVCEEGERPATLDAVAARAGVSKGGLLYHFGSKAALVEGLCERLSDLSAIDVEHMREAEDGAARYFVRNCLYVGSELDLVLLAASRLQQAGYEEAGRTLDDTENAWLEALVDALHDVPTAQAVKLLGDGLYHQASLGAVTVDEVRPNRGSVDMEALLAVVDRLVATRPGA; from the coding sequence ATGGCAAGCGCCCGTGACCGTGTCCTGGACAGCTTCGTCGCCATCGTGTGCGAGGAGGGCGAGCGTCCGGCGACCCTCGACGCCGTCGCCGCCCGGGCCGGGGTGTCCAAGGGCGGACTGCTCTACCACTTCGGTTCGAAGGCCGCCCTGGTCGAGGGGCTGTGCGAGCGGCTGTCCGACCTCTCCGCGATCGACGTCGAGCACATGCGCGAGGCCGAGGACGGCGCAGCGCGGTACTTCGTCCGCAACTGCCTGTACGTCGGGAGCGAGCTCGACCTCGTCCTGCTCGCGGCCAGCCGGTTGCAGCAGGCGGGCTACGAGGAGGCCGGGCGCACCCTGGACGACACCGAGAACGCGTGGCTCGAAGCCCTCGTCGACGCCCTGCACGACGTGCCGACGGCACAGGCCGTGAAGCTGCTCGGCGACGGGCTCTACCACCAGGCCTCGCTCGGTGCCGTCACCGTCGACGAGGTCCGACCGAACCGCGGCTCGGTCGACATGGAGGCGCTGCTCGCCGTCGTCGACCGGCTCGTCGCCACCCGTCCCGGCGCGTGA